A genomic segment from Actinoplanes sichuanensis encodes:
- a CDS encoding extracellular solute-binding protein translates to MLPISRRRALLLGLVGAAGGLAGCARETATAQSGQTRLLYWSGGLSSDVLDRAKARFADRTELTPVQIDGVYRDQLTEILNTGRDLPGIVGIKGEEVAALVPRADLFVDLHSLGVDDLMGQYVPWKWQQAASPDNRQIGFPIDIGPTATFFRSDLFAEAGLPSEPEKMAAAVRTWDDYIAGGVRLVRALPSVKLVRNSSELYTIMLWQGIRRYIDETNHYIGGEAHVKRAWEFSVQLIEKDLVARIPGADGDAWAKALVEGTVATALGASWLGYDLKSLAPDSAGKWRVASGPAIGANYGGSFLAIPQGSADHALSFEIIKWILDPENQAVAFTEAGLFPAATAAFEMPALAEPDPFFGGQKPIGIFADSARKAHRVYEAPADAKIHDAFVAQLDAIEKGAKPATRAWTDAVEEGRSIGASLGVN, encoded by the coding sequence TTGCTACCTATATCCAGGCGGCGGGCGCTCCTGCTGGGGCTCGTCGGCGCGGCCGGGGGACTGGCCGGCTGTGCCCGCGAGACGGCGACCGCCCAGAGCGGCCAGACCCGCCTGCTGTACTGGTCGGGCGGCCTCAGCAGCGACGTGCTGGATCGGGCGAAGGCCCGGTTCGCCGACCGCACCGAGCTCACCCCGGTGCAGATCGACGGCGTGTACCGCGACCAGCTCACCGAGATCCTCAACACCGGTCGTGACCTGCCGGGCATCGTCGGTATCAAGGGCGAGGAGGTCGCCGCGCTGGTGCCGCGGGCCGACCTCTTCGTCGACCTGCACAGCCTCGGTGTCGACGACCTGATGGGCCAGTACGTGCCGTGGAAATGGCAGCAGGCGGCCTCGCCGGACAACCGGCAGATCGGCTTCCCGATCGACATCGGGCCGACCGCCACGTTCTTCCGCAGTGACCTGTTCGCCGAGGCCGGCCTGCCGAGCGAGCCGGAGAAGATGGCGGCGGCCGTGCGCACCTGGGACGACTACATCGCGGGCGGGGTGAGGCTGGTCCGGGCACTGCCGTCGGTGAAGCTGGTCCGCAACAGCAGCGAGCTCTACACGATCATGCTGTGGCAGGGCATCCGGCGCTACATCGACGAGACCAACCACTACATCGGCGGCGAGGCGCACGTGAAACGCGCGTGGGAGTTCAGCGTCCAGCTGATCGAGAAGGACCTGGTCGCCCGGATCCCCGGCGCCGACGGCGACGCCTGGGCGAAAGCACTGGTCGAGGGCACGGTCGCCACCGCGTTGGGTGCGTCCTGGCTGGGCTACGACCTGAAGAGCCTGGCCCCGGACTCCGCCGGGAAGTGGCGGGTGGCCTCCGGGCCGGCGATCGGCGCCAACTACGGCGGCTCGTTCCTGGCCATCCCGCAGGGCAGCGCCGACCACGCGCTCTCCTTCGAGATCATCAAGTGGATCCTCGATCCGGAGAACCAGGCGGTCGCGTTCACCGAGGCCGGGCTGTTCCCGGCGGCCACCGCCGCCTTCGAGATGCCGGCTCTGGCCGAGCCCGATCCGTTCTTCGGCGGCCAGAAGCCGATCGGCATCTTCGCCGATTCGGCCCGAAAAGCACATCGGGTGTACGAGGCACCCGCCGACGCCAAGATCCATGACGCTTTCGTGGCCCAACTCGACGCGATCGAGAAGGGCGCCAAGCCGGCGACCAGGGCCTGGACCGATGCGGTCGAGGAGGGCCGCTCGATCGGCGCGTCACTGGGCGTCAACTGA
- a CDS encoding putative bifunctional diguanylate cyclase/phosphodiesterase has translation MRDWLRRRAVARTAVVALTVGLALLAAMAVVSSQTSSRAADIAAATQLTSQQWNEIYLKISIEYELLEDYLESPDQADRQPLLSSIGSAEPNLRWLLANGGEADARQAMALQNAYGGYTWTLRNLIDAASADDRPGTLKFAEQAALSASGLRRQASVNVARNNLSIGVVLRDAKRDTARQLIAVKVLSAADLLLVILCGLVLLTYQKRTERQAADNDYRASHDGLTGLANRRLLTERVTRAIADADRGGPGVGLLLLDLNRFKEVNDTLGHHSGDLLLMEVARRLRGATRPADLVARLGGDEFAVLLADVEELADAGTVAQRLLIELCGPAELGGLTVDISGSIGYSYYPAPSSSAEELLQHADVAMYHAKRNHLGVAGYEVENDTNSFEQLTLLADLRTGIDRGELELHYQPKIGLPGRSVAGLEALVRWRHPIRGLLGPQAFVPEAEQSDLMLNLTEAVLDMALGQQRAWREAGRDVPVAVNVGAACLRDSAFPARVGELIRRHDAVAGRLTLEITESFFIIDPDAAAAALSVLREQGVRISIDDFGVGYSSMSYLQSMPLDELKIDRKFTAEILTTDRGRAIAGAIIDLAHALDLTVVAEGIEDEQTLTAIVDMGCEQAQGYLMCRPLPPDGIPAWMDSWSVPALS, from the coding sequence ATGCGGGATTGGTTACGACGGCGCGCGGTCGCCCGTACCGCCGTGGTGGCTTTGACCGTGGGTCTGGCCCTTCTCGCCGCGATGGCCGTGGTGAGCAGCCAGACCAGCTCGCGGGCGGCCGACATCGCGGCCGCCACACAGCTGACCAGCCAGCAGTGGAACGAGATCTACCTCAAGATCAGCATCGAGTACGAGCTGCTGGAGGACTACCTCGAGTCGCCCGACCAGGCCGACCGGCAGCCGCTGCTGTCCTCGATCGGGTCGGCCGAGCCGAACCTGCGCTGGCTGCTGGCCAACGGTGGCGAAGCGGACGCACGGCAGGCGATGGCCCTGCAGAACGCGTACGGCGGATACACCTGGACGCTGCGGAACCTGATCGACGCGGCCTCGGCCGACGACCGGCCGGGCACCCTGAAGTTCGCCGAACAGGCCGCCCTGAGCGCCTCCGGACTACGGCGGCAGGCGTCGGTGAACGTGGCCCGCAACAACCTCAGCATCGGCGTGGTGCTGCGCGACGCCAAACGTGACACCGCCCGCCAGCTGATCGCGGTCAAGGTGCTGTCGGCGGCCGACCTGCTGCTGGTCATCCTGTGCGGGCTGGTTCTGCTGACCTATCAGAAACGCACCGAACGGCAGGCCGCCGACAACGACTACCGGGCCTCACACGACGGGCTCACCGGGCTGGCCAACCGGCGGCTGCTCACCGAGCGGGTGACCCGGGCCATCGCCGACGCCGACCGCGGCGGCCCCGGGGTGGGCCTGCTGTTGCTCGACCTCAACCGGTTCAAGGAGGTCAACGACACGCTCGGCCACCACTCCGGTGACCTGCTGCTGATGGAGGTGGCCCGCCGCCTGCGCGGCGCCACCCGCCCGGCCGATCTGGTGGCCCGGCTCGGCGGCGACGAGTTCGCGGTGCTGCTGGCCGACGTCGAAGAACTCGCCGACGCCGGTACGGTCGCCCAGCGCCTGCTCATCGAGTTGTGCGGCCCGGCTGAACTGGGCGGGCTCACCGTCGACATCAGCGGCAGCATCGGCTACTCGTACTATCCGGCCCCCAGTTCCTCGGCCGAGGAGCTGCTGCAACACGCCGACGTGGCGATGTACCACGCGAAACGCAACCACCTGGGCGTCGCCGGGTACGAGGTGGAGAACGACACCAACAGCTTCGAGCAGCTCACCCTGCTCGCCGATCTGCGTACCGGGATCGACCGGGGTGAGCTGGAACTGCACTACCAGCCCAAGATCGGCCTGCCGGGCCGGTCGGTGGCCGGCCTGGAGGCGCTGGTGCGCTGGCGGCACCCGATCCGCGGGCTGCTCGGGCCGCAGGCGTTCGTGCCCGAGGCGGAGCAGAGCGACCTGATGCTGAACCTCACCGAGGCCGTCCTCGACATGGCCCTCGGACAGCAGCGGGCGTGGCGGGAGGCCGGTCGCGACGTCCCGGTCGCGGTCAACGTGGGCGCCGCCTGCCTGCGGGACTCCGCGTTCCCGGCCCGCGTCGGTGAGCTGATCCGCCGGCACGACGCGGTCGCCGGCCGGCTCACCCTGGAGATCACCGAGTCGTTCTTCATCATCGACCCGGACGCTGCGGCCGCCGCCCTTTCGGTGCTGCGTGAGCAGGGCGTCCGGATCTCCATCGACGACTTCGGGGTGGGCTACTCGTCGATGAGCTACCTGCAGTCGATGCCGTTGGACGAGCTGAAGATCGACCGGAAGTTCACCGCCGAGATCCTCACCACCGACCGGGGCCGAGCCATCGCGGGCGCCATCATCGACCTGGCGCACGCCCTCGACCTGACCGTCGTCGCCGAGGGCATCGAGGACGAACAGACCCTGACCGCGATCGTGGACATGGGCTGTGAACAGGCGCAGGGCTACCTGATGTGCCGGCCGTTGCCCCCGGACGGCATCCCGGCCTGGATGGACTCGTGGAGCGTCCCCGCGCTGTCCTGA
- a CDS encoding sensor histidine kinase has protein sequence MTRRRLTLRTQLTLLYAVPFTLTGTLLVTVSLLAGRESVPAGTPVPPRPDPAGTDFPLGPWSVLMAILVLVSLVLGRLVADRFLRPVRAITTTARDISANDLHRRLGDIGGSDEFAQLAATLDDLFQRLETAFAAQRQFIANASHELRTPLTAERALLQVALADPDITIGSLQEACREVLQLGAAQERLLEALFALAGGEQGVESRHPCDLAELTRGVLATRAPDDRTVEARLDPAPLSADPRLLRSLIANLVDNAVRHNVPGGRVEVTTSTAGGAARLVVRNSGPVVPPDDVDRLFQPFQQLHRQRTGHGDGHGLGLAIVRAIATAHHAALVATAPPTGGLDITVTFP, from the coding sequence GTGACCCGCCGCCGGCTGACGCTGCGCACCCAGCTCACCCTGCTCTACGCCGTCCCGTTCACGCTGACCGGCACCCTCCTGGTCACCGTCTCGCTGCTGGCCGGCCGCGAGTCGGTCCCGGCCGGCACCCCCGTCCCGCCCCGGCCCGATCCGGCGGGCACCGACTTCCCGCTGGGCCCCTGGTCGGTGTTGATGGCGATCCTCGTGCTGGTGTCGCTGGTGCTCGGCCGTCTGGTCGCCGACAGATTCCTGCGGCCGGTACGGGCCATCACCACGACCGCCCGGGACATCTCGGCCAACGACCTGCACCGGCGGCTCGGCGACATCGGCGGCTCCGACGAGTTCGCCCAGCTGGCCGCCACCCTCGACGACCTGTTCCAACGGCTGGAGACGGCGTTCGCGGCGCAGCGGCAGTTCATCGCCAACGCGTCCCACGAACTGCGCACCCCGCTGACCGCCGAACGCGCCCTGCTGCAGGTCGCCCTGGCCGATCCCGACATCACCATCGGCTCCCTGCAGGAGGCCTGCCGAGAGGTGCTGCAACTCGGTGCCGCCCAGGAACGGTTGCTCGAAGCGCTGTTCGCCCTGGCCGGCGGTGAGCAGGGCGTCGAGAGCCGGCATCCGTGCGACCTCGCCGAGCTCACCCGCGGCGTGCTGGCGACTCGAGCACCCGACGACCGGACCGTCGAGGCCCGACTCGATCCCGCACCGCTCTCCGCGGACCCGCGGCTGCTGCGGAGCCTGATCGCCAACCTCGTCGACAACGCCGTCCGGCACAACGTCCCCGGCGGCCGCGTCGAGGTGACGACCTCGACGGCGGGCGGCGCGGCCCGGCTGGTCGTGCGCAACTCCGGCCCGGTCGTCCCACCCGACGACGTCGACCGGCTGTTCCAGCCGTTCCAGCAGCTGCACCGCCAACGGACCGGGCACGGCGACGGCCACGGACTGGGACTCGCGATCGTCCGGGCGATCGCCACCGCGCACCACGCCGCGCTGGTGGCGACCGCCCCGCCGACCGGCGGCCTCGACATCACCGTCACGTTCCCCTGA
- a CDS encoding response regulator transcription factor: protein MRVLVVEDFEILARTIGVGLRREGMAADVVGDGDDALERLAVNRYDVVVLDRDLPGLHGDDVCRRIVADHQQCRVLMLTASGTVRDRVDGLGLGADDYLPKPFDFEELVARIRALARRPSVLVPPVLECGDLALDTGRRRASRAGRRLDLSPKELAVLECLLAAGGRAVPAEELLERVWDEAADPFTTAVKTTIRRLRAKLGEPPVVHTVREGGYRVGEP, encoded by the coding sequence ATGCGTGTTCTCGTCGTGGAGGATTTCGAGATCCTGGCCCGGACCATCGGTGTCGGCCTGCGCCGGGAGGGCATGGCCGCCGACGTCGTCGGTGACGGCGACGACGCCCTGGAGCGGCTCGCCGTCAACCGCTACGACGTGGTCGTCCTCGACCGCGACCTGCCGGGCCTCCACGGCGACGACGTGTGCCGGCGGATCGTCGCCGACCACCAGCAGTGCCGGGTGCTGATGCTCACCGCCTCCGGCACGGTCCGTGACCGGGTCGACGGGCTCGGCCTGGGCGCCGACGACTATCTGCCGAAACCGTTCGACTTCGAGGAACTGGTCGCCCGGATTCGGGCGCTGGCCCGCCGCCCGTCGGTGCTGGTCCCGCCGGTGCTGGAGTGCGGCGACCTGGCCCTGGACACCGGTCGTCGCCGGGCCTCCCGAGCCGGGCGACGCCTCGACCTGAGCCCGAAGGAGCTGGCCGTGCTGGAGTGCCTGCTGGCCGCGGGCGGGCGCGCGGTGCCCGCCGAGGAACTGCTCGAGCGGGTCTGGGACGAGGCCGCCGACCCGTTCACCACGGCCGTGAAGACCACCATCCGACGCCTGCGGGCGAAACTCGGCGAACCACCGGTGGTGCACACGGTGCGCGAGGGCGGCTACCGGGTCGGCGAGCCGTGA
- a CDS encoding substrate-binding domain-containing protein: MRVGAAALAVTLLLAACGDAAPSTPPPAVLVVAGRQVDFVAELSAGFVEGVRRVPGVGHRAVGPDIVDNASELRTIQDYLSGERGSITLFTFAPELFADSLGRAATAGTPVVALHSVPAAGSGVPLYIGNDNRALGGELGRTMAGRWPVDAEGLVVIGSPYPGVIVLDERVAGLREAIQRLRPGVTVIGPFDTKQAPGANKQAWRVLQEANPDALAFIGVGGADAHSLALLRDPTTTRVDGGFGTDPYALEMTAAGDMVLLSTEPYLQGLLAGAIQARCAKEGRDLPTGWLPAPGVLIDQARAPGVIDRQKNAEARQAWFAPLAEEILGDLDDRLRPLDDAR, from the coding sequence GTGAGAGTCGGAGCCGCCGCGCTCGCGGTGACGCTGCTGCTCGCCGCGTGTGGTGACGCCGCGCCGTCGACGCCGCCGCCGGCCGTGCTGGTCGTCGCCGGCCGGCAGGTCGACTTCGTCGCCGAACTGTCCGCCGGTTTCGTCGAGGGGGTGCGGCGGGTGCCCGGCGTCGGCCACCGCGCGGTCGGCCCGGACATCGTCGACAACGCCAGTGAGCTGCGCACCATCCAGGACTATCTGTCCGGCGAACGCGGTTCGATCACCCTGTTCACGTTCGCCCCGGAGCTGTTCGCCGACTCGCTGGGCAGGGCGGCCACCGCGGGCACCCCGGTGGTGGCGTTGCACTCGGTCCCGGCGGCGGGTTCCGGCGTCCCGCTCTACATCGGCAACGACAACCGCGCTCTCGGTGGTGAGCTGGGGCGGACGATGGCCGGACGGTGGCCGGTCGACGCCGAGGGACTGGTGGTGATCGGATCTCCGTATCCCGGCGTCATCGTGCTCGACGAGCGGGTCGCCGGCCTGCGGGAGGCGATCCAGCGGCTGCGGCCCGGCGTGACGGTGATCGGGCCGTTCGACACCAAACAGGCGCCGGGCGCGAACAAGCAGGCCTGGCGCGTGCTTCAGGAGGCCAATCCGGACGCGCTCGCATTCATCGGAGTGGGCGGCGCCGACGCGCACAGTCTGGCCCTGCTGCGCGATCCGACCACGACCCGGGTGGACGGCGGGTTCGGCACCGACCCGTACGCCCTGGAGATGACCGCGGCGGGCGACATGGTGCTGCTGTCCACCGAGCCGTACCTGCAGGGCCTGCTGGCCGGCGCGATCCAGGCCCGCTGCGCGAAGGAGGGCCGGGACCTGCCGACGGGATGGCTGCCGGCGCCCGGCGTGCTGATCGACCAGGCCCGGGCGCCGGGCGTCATCGACCGGCAGAAGAACGCGGAAGCCAGGCAGGCGTGGTTCGCCCCGCTGGCCGAGGAGATCCTCGGCGACCTGGACGACCGGCTGCGGCCGCTGGACGACGCGCGCTGA
- a CDS encoding ABC transporter permease subunit, whose translation MNALRMEWTKFRTTPGSRWLAVAVVVVTVAGGAATIASVTTGDLAEYSLTGVQLSQAVVAVIAALVVGGEYRTDMIHTTLAAVPRRLMVLGAKAVVVAGVTAVSGAVSVAVSVLVGRAIRPALVLSDGAVLRAAYGSVLYLVLISLLAVGVAAIARDTAAAVGVVLGLLYVFTIVAQMVPDPDVRADLKQVAPMSAGLAIQATRDLADQPIAPWDGLGVLALWAAGSLLVGGVLLQRRDA comes from the coding sequence GTGAACGCGCTGCGGATGGAGTGGACGAAGTTCCGTACCACGCCGGGAAGCCGGTGGCTGGCGGTGGCGGTCGTGGTGGTGACCGTCGCCGGTGGGGCGGCGACCATCGCGTCGGTGACGACCGGGGATCTGGCCGAGTACAGCCTCACCGGGGTGCAGTTGAGCCAGGCGGTGGTGGCGGTGATCGCGGCCCTGGTGGTGGGCGGCGAGTACCGCACCGACATGATCCATACGACGCTGGCCGCGGTGCCGCGCCGGCTCATGGTGCTAGGCGCCAAGGCGGTGGTCGTCGCCGGTGTGACGGCCGTGTCCGGTGCGGTGTCGGTGGCGGTCAGTGTGCTGGTCGGCCGGGCGATCCGGCCGGCTCTGGTGCTGTCCGACGGGGCGGTGCTGCGGGCGGCGTACGGCTCGGTGCTCTATCTGGTGTTGATCTCCCTGCTCGCCGTCGGGGTGGCGGCGATCGCCCGGGACACCGCGGCCGCGGTCGGAGTGGTGCTGGGTCTGCTCTACGTGTTCACGATCGTCGCGCAGATGGTCCCCGACCCGGACGTGCGCGCGGACCTGAAGCAGGTCGCGCCGATGAGTGCCGGCCTGGCGATCCAGGCGACCCGGGATCTGGCGGACCAGCCGATCGCGCCGTGGGACGGTCTCGGCGTGCTGGCTCTGTGGGCGGCCGGATCGCTGCTGGTCGGCGGGGTGCTGCTGCAGCGACGTGACGCCTGA
- a CDS encoding ABC transporter permease subunit produces MRTEWTKFRTVRGFVIAMIIAFAAILALGLTPMSGTCTEQTCRQPVGPAGEEVRDSFYLLHRPLTGDGSLTARLTSMTGRIPDIPADEGDGDDGGGRAAGPAAGEGMRDGLVAWAKAGLIIKDGTERGSAYAAVMMTGGHGVRMQHDFVHDRSAQPETTGAPVPTWLRLTRTGDVITGESSADGVNWTRVASVELDGLPSTVRIGLFATSPQFVEATGVAGASSGPSSVTATFDDISGGVAGWTGQGVGGDGAHQSTGTGFTLTGSGDIGPAVVGAAGLGVSITQTLLGTFAGLVLVVVVGAAFMTGEYRRGMIRTTLAATPDRGRVLFAKAAVLGGVTFVVGLAGAAIVVVLGRRLLVGNGVYVLPSTLLTEVRVITGTAALLAVAAVLALGIGAMLRRSAVAISAVVGLIVLPYLLALTVLPAAAADWLLRVTPAAAFAVQQSAKQFYQVENLYTPVDGYFPLPWWAGFGVLCLWAGAALAGAAVLLRRRDV; encoded by the coding sequence ATGAGGACCGAGTGGACGAAGTTCCGTACCGTCCGTGGTTTCGTCATCGCGATGATCATCGCGTTCGCGGCGATCCTCGCACTGGGGCTGACGCCGATGTCCGGGACCTGCACCGAGCAGACGTGTCGGCAGCCGGTCGGCCCGGCGGGTGAGGAGGTGCGCGACAGTTTCTACCTGCTGCACCGGCCGCTCACCGGGGACGGGAGCCTCACCGCCCGGCTGACGTCGATGACCGGCCGGATCCCCGACATCCCGGCCGACGAGGGCGACGGCGACGACGGCGGCGGGCGTGCCGCCGGCCCGGCCGCCGGCGAAGGCATGCGGGACGGGCTGGTGGCCTGGGCCAAGGCGGGTCTGATCATCAAGGACGGTACGGAACGCGGGTCGGCGTACGCGGCGGTGATGATGACCGGCGGCCACGGCGTGCGGATGCAGCACGACTTCGTGCACGACCGGTCCGCACAGCCGGAGACGACAGGTGCGCCGGTGCCGACCTGGCTGCGCCTGACCCGGACCGGCGATGTGATCACCGGTGAGTCGTCGGCCGACGGCGTGAACTGGACCAGGGTCGCATCGGTGGAACTGGACGGCCTGCCGTCGACCGTGCGCATCGGCCTGTTCGCGACCTCACCGCAGTTCGTCGAGGCCACCGGCGTGGCCGGGGCCTCCAGCGGCCCGTCGTCGGTCACGGCGACGTTCGACGACATCAGCGGCGGCGTCGCCGGATGGACCGGGCAGGGGGTCGGCGGCGACGGCGCACACCAGAGCACCGGCACCGGCTTCACGCTGACCGGGTCGGGTGACATCGGGCCGGCCGTGGTCGGGGCGGCCGGGCTCGGGGTGTCGATCACGCAGACGCTGCTCGGCACGTTCGCCGGGCTGGTGCTGGTCGTGGTGGTCGGTGCGGCGTTCATGACCGGCGAGTACCGGCGCGGCATGATCCGCACGACGTTGGCCGCCACCCCGGACCGGGGTCGGGTGCTGTTCGCGAAGGCGGCCGTCCTCGGCGGGGTGACGTTCGTGGTCGGGCTGGCCGGCGCGGCCATCGTGGTCGTCCTCGGGCGGCGGCTGCTGGTCGGCAACGGTGTGTACGTGCTGCCGTCGACGCTGCTGACCGAGGTTCGGGTGATCACCGGGACGGCGGCGCTGCTCGCGGTCGCGGCGGTGCTGGCGCTCGGGATCGGGGCGATGCTGCGGCGTAGCGCGGTGGCGATCAGCGCCGTCGTCGGGCTGATCGTGCTGCCCTATCTGCTGGCGCTGACCGTGCTCCCGGCGGCCGCGGCGGACTGGCTGTTGCGGGTCACCCCGGCGGCGGCGTTCGCGGTGCAGCAGAGCGCGAAGCAGTTCTACCAGGTGGAGAACCTGTACACCCCGGTCGACGGCTACTTTCCGCTGCCGTGGTGGGCCGGGTTCGGGGTGCTCTGCCTGTGGGCGGGTGCGGCCCTGGCCGGTGCGGCCGTGCTGCTGCGCCGGAGGGACGTGTGA
- a CDS encoding ABC transporter ATP-binding protein, whose protein sequence is MTEATIVVDGLRKRFGSTQALDGMSFAVRAGQITGFIGPNGAGKSTTMRVILGLDRPDAGTALVGGRPYRTLRRPLCHLGSLLDAAALQPSRTARNHLLWIAHSQGLGADRVDAVIEQAGLQAVARRAAGGFSLGMRQRLGIAMALLGDPPTLMLDEPFNGMDPEGIIWMRGFLRSSAEQGRAVLVSSHLMSELQDCASRVVIVGRGRVIADMPVADLLRSASGGRVTVRTGAPEAADVLRAAGGAVTASDPGSVTVSGLEPDRVIASLSARAVPFSEVAVHRASLEEAYLELTRDAVEYRASEAAR, encoded by the coding sequence ATGACTGAGGCGACGATCGTCGTCGACGGGTTGCGGAAACGCTTCGGGTCGACGCAGGCGCTGGACGGGATGTCGTTCGCCGTCCGGGCGGGGCAGATCACCGGGTTCATCGGGCCGAACGGGGCCGGTAAGTCCACCACCATGCGGGTGATCCTGGGGCTGGACCGGCCCGATGCGGGAACCGCCCTGGTCGGCGGGCGGCCGTATCGGACGTTGCGGCGGCCGCTGTGTCATCTCGGGTCGCTGCTGGACGCGGCGGCGCTGCAGCCGAGCCGTACCGCCCGCAACCACCTGCTGTGGATCGCCCATTCGCAGGGGCTGGGCGCGGACCGGGTGGACGCGGTGATCGAGCAGGCCGGGCTGCAGGCGGTGGCCCGGCGGGCGGCGGGCGGGTTCTCCCTCGGCATGCGGCAACGGCTGGGCATCGCGATGGCGCTGCTCGGCGACCCGCCGACGTTGATGCTGGACGAGCCGTTCAACGGCATGGACCCGGAGGGCATCATCTGGATGCGCGGGTTCCTGCGGTCGTCGGCCGAGCAGGGCCGGGCCGTGCTGGTGTCCAGTCATCTGATGAGCGAGCTGCAGGACTGCGCGAGCCGGGTGGTGATCGTCGGCCGGGGCCGGGTGATCGCCGACATGCCGGTGGCCGACCTGCTGCGGTCGGCGTCCGGTGGGCGGGTCACGGTGCGCACCGGTGCGCCGGAGGCGGCGGATGTGCTGCGTGCGGCGGGTGGCGCGGTGACCGCCTCCGATCCGGGTTCGGTGACCGTGTCGGGGCTGGAGCCGGACCGGGTGATCGCGTCGCTGAGCGCCCGGGCGGTGCCGTTCTCCGAGGTGGCGGTGCATCGGGCGTCGCTGGAGGAGGCCTATCTGGAGCTGACCCGGGACGCCGTCGAGTACCGGGCCTCGGAGGCGGCACGATGA
- a CDS encoding sigma-70 family RNA polymerase sigma factor, with protein sequence MSDRLSTVRAAQAGERRALDALIRAHLPLIYTIVGRALDRHADTDDVVQQILLDVVRDLSTLRSPERFRGWLLVITMREINTHLARRDREQDRTEPLDAARKRPEHFEDLIILRLGLDGQRRALIRSARWLDREDRHLFALWSQEIAGRLTRTEVAEALELSAGHTGVRVHRLREQLEIARSVEAALSLSPRCRELDVWDGTRNSLWRKRLARHVRDCDRCSPATADRIAPEDLLAGLGLVALPAALAAAGHLPVPADPAGPFDFPSAGPSDFAPAARLDGAVPVAGGGSFPVAATIAGLTVAAVVTGAVVVTVADEPSPPAAAIAAATPSPSPAVVRPSSPPAPLTLTGTRSLESAGAPGRYLASGTDRATLLRITADTGRRVTFTVVPGLADRDCVSLRSTDGRYLRHYAFALVPADRDPSDLFEKDATFCPTSTTPGRVTLTSLNYPTRTIHHRGDGAVGIDEPDGTTAFTAAATWIIHQAPS encoded by the coding sequence TTGAGCGACCGCCTCTCCACCGTCCGCGCGGCACAGGCGGGGGAGAGGCGGGCCCTCGACGCCCTGATCAGGGCGCATCTGCCCCTGATCTACACCATCGTCGGCCGGGCGCTGGACCGGCACGCCGACACCGACGACGTGGTCCAGCAGATCCTGCTCGACGTCGTCCGCGACCTGTCCACCCTGCGTTCTCCGGAGCGGTTCCGCGGGTGGCTGTTGGTCATCACGATGCGGGAGATCAACACCCACCTGGCCCGGCGGGACCGCGAACAGGACCGGACCGAGCCCCTGGACGCGGCCCGGAAACGGCCCGAACACTTCGAGGACCTGATCATCCTGCGGCTCGGGCTCGACGGGCAACGCCGGGCTCTGATCCGGTCGGCCCGCTGGCTCGACCGCGAGGACCGGCACCTGTTCGCCCTCTGGTCCCAGGAGATCGCCGGCCGCCTCACCCGGACCGAGGTCGCCGAGGCACTCGAACTCAGCGCCGGTCACACCGGAGTGCGGGTGCACCGCCTCCGCGAACAGCTGGAGATCGCCCGGTCCGTGGAAGCGGCCCTGTCCCTCTCGCCACGGTGCCGTGAGCTCGACGTTTGGGACGGCACCCGAAACAGCCTCTGGCGGAAACGGCTCGCGAGACACGTACGAGATTGTGATCGTTGTTCGCCGGCCACCGCCGACCGGATCGCGCCCGAAGACCTTCTCGCCGGCCTCGGTCTCGTCGCCCTCCCGGCGGCCCTGGCCGCCGCCGGCCACCTGCCCGTGCCGGCCGATCCGGCCGGGCCGTTCGACTTCCCTTCGGCCGGGCCGTCCGACTTCGCTCCGGCCGCCCGCCTGGACGGTGCCGTCCCGGTGGCCGGCGGTGGCTCGTTCCCGGTGGCCGCGACGATCGCCGGCCTGACGGTGGCCGCGGTGGTGACCGGCGCCGTGGTGGTGACCGTCGCGGACGAACCGTCGCCACCCGCAGCGGCGATCGCCGCCGCCACACCGTCACCGTCACCGGCCGTCGTGCGACCGTCCTCGCCGCCCGCCCCACTCACGCTGACCGGCACCCGGTCCCTCGAATCAGCCGGAGCGCCCGGACGCTACCTGGCCTCCGGCACCGACCGGGCGACCCTGCTGCGGATCACCGCCGACACCGGCCGCCGGGTGACGTTCACCGTGGTCCCCGGCCTGGCCGACCGCGACTGCGTCTCGCTGCGCTCCACCGACGGCCGGTACCTGCGCCACTACGCCTTCGCACTGGTCCCGGCCGACCGCGACCCCAGCGACCTGTTCGAGAAGGACGCCACCTTCTGCCCGACGTCGACCACCCCCGGCCGGGTCACGCTGACATCCCTGAACTACCCGACCCGGACGATCCACCACCGAGGCGACGGCGCCGTCGGCATCGACGAACCGGACGGCACCACGGCGTTCACGGCCGCCGCCACCTGGATCATCCACCAGGCGCCCAGCTGA